A DNA window from Moorella thermoacetica contains the following coding sequences:
- a CDS encoding ACT domain-containing protein, whose product MKIKQISVFLENKSGRLAAVTRLLAGHGINIRALSIADTSDFGILRLIVDDPDRAYTELKGAGFTVSLTEVLGVEMPDRPGGLSNILSILEENGINIEYLYAFIGRGDNGALVIFRVEELDAAIDVLQARGITVLDGEKIYRL is encoded by the coding sequence GTGAAGATCAAGCAGATCTCGGTTTTCCTCGAGAACAAATCCGGCCGGCTGGCGGCCGTAACGCGGCTCCTGGCCGGGCACGGCATCAACATCCGCGCCCTCTCCATCGCTGACACTTCGGATTTCGGCATCCTGCGCCTCATTGTCGACGACCCGGACCGGGCCTACACCGAACTGAAGGGGGCCGGCTTTACCGTCAGCTTGACGGAGGTCCTGGGGGTAGAGATGCCCGACCGGCCCGGCGGCCTCAGCAACATCCTCTCCATCCTCGAAGAAAATGGCATTAACATTGAATACCTCTACGCCTTCATCGGCAGGGGGGATAACGGCGCCCTGGTTATCTTCCGCGTAGAAGAACTCGACGCGGCCATCGACGTTTTACAGGCCAGGGGCATTACCGTTCTTGATGGTGAGAAAATCTACCGCCTCTAA
- the murI gene encoding glutamate racemase — protein sequence MFRKKKHLDKELKAVFPVQPVGVFDSGVGGLTVAREITRQLPAETIIYFGDTAHVPYGSRPVDELIHFADTIVGFLIARGAKAIVDACNTTSAVALPYLQQKYSIPIIGVIEPGVEAALQATKNGRIGVIATEATIASDAHRRALLSRGKEVQVFTRACPPFVPLVEAGIVAGPRVEGVVAECLESLLQAGIDTLILGCTHYPFLAPVIQDLAGPGVTLVDPAAATVRELKSVLAAGGGLRGPHGSRAHEFYVSGDPRSFNEVGFKLIGWLELARTRKLALDFREKGTPG from the coding sequence GTGTTTAGAAAGAAGAAGCACCTCGATAAGGAGTTGAAGGCGGTGTTTCCCGTCCAACCGGTAGGGGTTTTTGATTCCGGAGTCGGCGGCTTGACAGTAGCCCGGGAGATTACCCGGCAACTGCCTGCCGAGACGATAATTTATTTCGGCGATACGGCCCACGTACCTTACGGTTCGCGGCCGGTAGACGAGTTAATCCATTTTGCCGATACTATAGTCGGCTTTTTAATTGCCCGGGGGGCAAAGGCCATTGTTGACGCCTGCAATACTACTTCAGCCGTGGCCCTGCCTTACTTGCAACAGAAGTACTCTATCCCCATCATCGGGGTCATTGAGCCCGGCGTCGAAGCCGCCCTGCAGGCGACTAAAAACGGGCGGATCGGCGTTATAGCCACGGAAGCTACCATCGCCAGCGACGCCCACAGGCGAGCCCTGCTGAGCCGGGGAAAGGAGGTCCAGGTCTTTACCCGGGCCTGTCCCCCCTTCGTACCCCTGGTGGAAGCCGGTATAGTTGCCGGTCCCCGGGTCGAAGGGGTGGTGGCCGAATGCCTGGAATCCCTTTTGCAAGCCGGTATTGATACCCTGATCCTGGGCTGTACCCATTACCCTTTTCTGGCGCCGGTCATCCAGGACCTGGCCGGTCCCGGAGTTACTCTGGTAGACCCGGCGGCGGCCACGGTACGGGAGCTGAAATCTGTCCTGGCAGCCGGCGGTGGCCTGCGGGGACCCCACGGTTCCCGGGCCCATGAATTCTATGTCAGCGGCGACCCACGTTCATTTAACGAAGTGGGTTTTAAACTGATCGGATGGCTGGAACTGGCCAGAACCAGGAAACTTGCCTTAGACTTTAGGGAAAAAGGTACCCCCGGGTAA
- a CDS encoding XTP/dITP diphosphatase, which translates to MINKLVLATKNAGKAREFRELLQDLGVEIETLLDFPGFNLPPETGSTFVDNALFKARLTASMTGLPALGDDSGLEVDFLEGAPGVYSARFAGEPTDDRRNNAKLLQLMEGVPWERRTARFRCVLALVTEDGDTHLAEGTLEGLIATEPRGHQGFGYDPLFYLPEYDLTLAELGGEVKNKLSHRARAVKKMWPILRRLWPAK; encoded by the coding sequence ATGATAAATAAACTGGTTTTAGCTACCAAAAATGCGGGTAAAGCCAGGGAGTTCCGGGAGCTTTTGCAGGACCTGGGGGTGGAAATCGAGACCTTGCTCGATTTCCCCGGGTTCAACCTGCCGCCAGAGACAGGCAGCACCTTTGTCGACAATGCCCTTTTCAAAGCCCGGCTGACCGCCAGCATGACTGGCTTACCGGCCCTGGGCGACGATTCCGGCCTGGAAGTTGACTTTTTAGAGGGTGCGCCGGGAGTTTATTCGGCCCGTTTTGCCGGTGAACCCACCGATGACCGGCGCAACAACGCCAAATTACTCCAACTCATGGAGGGAGTGCCCTGGGAGAGAAGGACGGCTCGCTTCCGTTGTGTGCTGGCCCTGGTTACTGAGGATGGCGATACCCACCTGGCAGAGGGCACCCTGGAAGGGCTGATTGCAACGGAACCCCGGGGCCACCAGGGATTCGGCTATGACCCCCTGTTTTACTTGCCAGAGTATGACCTGACCCTGGCCGAGCTGGGGGGTGAGGTTAAAAATAAATTGAGCCATCGTGCCCGGGCTGTAAAGAAGATGTGGCCTATCTTGAGGCGGCTCTGGCCGGCAAAATAG
- a CDS encoding N-acetylmuramoyl-L-alanine amidase produces MVRRLTNGRWGLTLLILALMYIIALGLMARPAAADPGITLVLNGSRVNPSVPAYTDSNGRTMVPVRFVMEHMGGRVEWLDAEQGIVVSRGATTLKMWIGKRQAQVNGQAIDLDTVPVLQDGTSMVPVRFVAQAFGGKVEWDDASRTVSIWLGTASPAGQVRITGSYVNVRTGPGTSYGVIDVLPRDTLVQLLATGDGWYQVQLPDGRQGWVSASYSEVLQGNNQPQDTNPPGNNQPGNGQSPGNNPSPGNNQPGNEEPPSGQPLGTAIIGNKPVAILAGPNPVEKQVGMAPAGSRLPIWQQQGDWWLVELDNGLRGWLASSLATFSPEKPGQDNGGSETGNGGTAPGEGNQGVGNSDSNSLKITGVTVNPGPDWIEVTVQGTRPFTFKSSRWADHLIFDIPGATLAVAPGQDKVEVNRQPLARVRLGQYDANTVRVVCDLNGAANFTTTTAGSTITIRLQKPSVRGAKIVIDPGHGTDPQGSDPGAIGPSGVQEKDVNLAISRKLAELLRAAGATVYMTRDGETTPYTLSGRAYYANEVGADLFICIHSNASLSPSASGTSTYFYAPPGTALGEQRDARQRLATLIQRDLVAAIGRRDLGVKEANFAVLRNTKMPSVLVETAFISNPTEEQLLASPDFQALVAQGIFNGISDYLSGQ; encoded by the coding sequence ATGGTTAGACGCCTGACAAATGGCCGGTGGGGCCTGACGCTGCTGATACTGGCGTTGATGTACATAATTGCGCTGGGGCTGATGGCCCGGCCGGCTGCAGCTGACCCCGGGATTACTCTAGTCTTGAACGGCAGCAGGGTTAACCCCTCGGTTCCAGCCTACACCGACAGCAACGGTCGTACCATGGTACCTGTGCGTTTTGTCATGGAACACATGGGGGGCAGGGTGGAGTGGCTGGATGCCGAGCAGGGGATAGTAGTCAGCCGGGGAGCGACAACTTTAAAAATGTGGATTGGCAAACGCCAGGCCCAGGTCAACGGCCAGGCTATTGACCTGGATACAGTACCTGTCCTCCAGGATGGCACCAGCATGGTACCGGTGCGTTTTGTCGCCCAGGCTTTCGGCGGGAAGGTTGAATGGGATGATGCCTCCCGGACAGTTAGCATCTGGCTGGGTACGGCGTCGCCCGCCGGCCAGGTGCGGATAACCGGCAGTTATGTCAATGTCCGGACCGGGCCGGGGACTTCCTATGGGGTAATTGATGTCCTGCCCAGGGACACGCTGGTGCAATTGTTGGCTACAGGCGATGGATGGTACCAGGTGCAGTTGCCGGATGGACGCCAGGGTTGGGTTTCGGCCAGTTATTCCGAAGTGCTCCAGGGCAACAACCAACCCCAGGATACCAATCCTCCCGGCAATAATCAGCCCGGGAACGGGCAGTCGCCAGGCAACAACCCGTCACCTGGCAATAATCAGCCGGGGAATGAAGAACCACCGTCCGGACAACCCTTGGGCACAGCGATAATCGGTAACAAGCCGGTGGCCATTTTAGCCGGACCTAACCCGGTGGAAAAACAAGTCGGTATGGCACCGGCCGGCAGCCGGTTACCCATCTGGCAACAGCAGGGTGACTGGTGGTTGGTGGAGCTGGATAATGGCCTGCGGGGCTGGCTGGCCAGTTCCCTGGCAACCTTTTCACCCGAAAAACCGGGCCAGGATAATGGCGGGTCCGAAACGGGTAACGGTGGGACGGCACCTGGTGAAGGTAATCAGGGAGTGGGCAACAGTGATAGCAACAGCCTCAAGATAACCGGCGTCACGGTAAATCCCGGGCCCGATTGGATTGAAGTAACGGTACAGGGTACCCGGCCCTTTACCTTTAAAAGCTCCCGTTGGGCCGACCACCTGATTTTCGATATACCAGGAGCCACCCTGGCGGTAGCACCGGGGCAGGACAAGGTGGAAGTGAACCGGCAGCCGCTGGCCCGGGTGCGCCTGGGACAGTATGATGCCAACACCGTGCGAGTGGTATGCGATCTTAATGGGGCAGCCAATTTTACCACAACGACAGCCGGATCTACTATAACCATCAGGCTGCAAAAACCCTCTGTCCGGGGGGCTAAAATTGTCATTGATCCCGGCCATGGTACCGACCCGCAAGGTTCTGACCCCGGGGCTATCGGTCCCAGCGGCGTTCAGGAGAAGGACGTCAACCTGGCCATCTCCCGGAAATTGGCGGAACTCTTGCGCGCCGCCGGGGCGACGGTTTATATGACCCGTGATGGGGAAACAACTCCGTATACCCTATCCGGTAGGGCCTATTACGCCAACGAAGTCGGCGCCGACCTTTTCATCTGCATTCACTCCAACGCGTCCCTGAGCCCTTCAGCCTCGGGTACATCAACCTATTTCTATGCACCGCCGGGGACGGCCCTGGGAGAACAGCGGGATGCACGCCAGCGCCTGGCCACCCTTATCCAGAGGGATCTGGTAGCTGCTATCGGCCGGCGCGACCTGGGGGTTAAAGAGGCCAATTTCGCAGTCCTGCGCAATACCAAAATGCCCTCGGTGCTTGTAGAGACGGCCTTTATCTCGAATCCTACGGAGGAGCAGCTCCTGGCCAGTCCTGATTTCCAGGCCCTGGTGGCCCAGGGGATCTTTAACGGCATCAGTGACTACCTCTCCGGCCAGTAG
- the rph gene encoding ribonuclease PH yields MLRANGRGLRELRPVTIERHYLKYAEGSALITVGDTRVICSATVEEKVPPFLKNTGKGWITAEYSLLPRSTKERTIREVTRGRLTGRTQEIQRLIGRSLRSVVDMSLLGERTIWLDCDVLQADGGTRTAAITGSFVALAEALAGLVAAGGVPAMPLKDFLAAVSVGLVDDELILDLDFQEDSHAGVDMNVVMTGSGQLVEVQGTAEGRPFTREQLTAMLDLAGEGIESLIAIQKQVLGDIASRVGTGNDK; encoded by the coding sequence TTGCTACGAGCAAATGGTCGCGGTTTGCGGGAATTGCGCCCGGTGACCATTGAACGCCATTATCTCAAATATGCCGAGGGTTCGGCCTTAATCACCGTAGGTGACACCCGGGTGATCTGCAGTGCAACGGTGGAAGAAAAGGTTCCTCCTTTTTTAAAAAACACCGGCAAGGGCTGGATTACGGCGGAGTATTCCCTGCTGCCCCGGTCCACCAAGGAGCGGACCATACGCGAAGTCACCCGTGGCAGGCTCACGGGCCGGACCCAGGAGATCCAACGGCTAATAGGACGGTCGTTACGCAGCGTGGTCGACATGTCCCTCCTCGGGGAGAGGACCATCTGGCTGGACTGCGATGTCCTTCAGGCTGACGGCGGTACGCGCACAGCCGCCATTACCGGTAGTTTCGTGGCCCTGGCTGAAGCTTTGGCCGGCCTGGTGGCGGCCGGGGGAGTGCCGGCCATGCCCCTTAAGGATTTCCTGGCGGCAGTCAGCGTCGGCCTGGTGGACGACGAGCTTATCCTGGACCTGGATTTCCAGGAGGACTCCCACGCCGGGGTGGACATGAATGTCGTCATGACTGGTTCCGGCCAGCTGGTGGAGGTCCAGGGAACGGCCGAAGGCCGACCCTTTACCCGGGAACAGCTCACAGCCATGCTGGATCTGGCCGGAGAAGGTATAGAGAGCCTGATTGCCATCCAAAAGCAGGTTCTTGGTGATATTGCCAGCCGGGTGGGGACAGGCAATGATAAATAA
- the hisC gene encoding histidinol-phosphate transaminase translates to MMVRKSTASNRRLQDKGDEEPVATVPKCREAILSIKPYVPGKPIEEVQRELGVKDVIKLASNENPLGPSPDAVQALQEASDRIFLYPDGNCYYLKEALAAKLGVKQENLIIGNGTDEILKMLAETYINPGDEIVVADPTFSEYEFAAQVMGGRAIKVPTRNFRHDLAAMAAAITPRTRLVFVCNPNNPTGTIVGQAALDGFLKQVPPSVLVVLDEAYSDYVTAEHYPNSLAYVRAGRANVIILRTFSKIYGLAGLRVGYGVAVPEIIRDLNRVREPFNVNLLAQVAAVAALKDEAHVGKSREVNSEGKDYLYSQFESLGLKYVPTEANFIFVDIQRDSREVFRQLLQKGVIVRTGDIFGYDTFLRVTIGTRRQNETFIRALREILA, encoded by the coding sequence TTGATGGTGAGAAAATCTACCGCCTCTAACCGGCGGTTGCAGGACAAAGGAGATGAAGAACCAGTGGCTACCGTTCCCAAGTGTCGTGAAGCCATCCTGAGCATTAAACCATACGTTCCGGGGAAACCCATTGAAGAGGTCCAGCGTGAGCTGGGAGTTAAGGATGTCATTAAGCTGGCTTCCAATGAAAATCCGCTGGGACCTTCCCCGGATGCCGTCCAGGCCTTGCAAGAGGCCAGCGATAGGATCTTCCTCTACCCTGACGGCAACTGCTATTATCTTAAAGAAGCCCTGGCGGCCAAACTGGGGGTAAAACAGGAGAACCTGATTATCGGCAATGGTACTGATGAGATCCTGAAGATGCTGGCCGAGACCTACATTAACCCTGGCGATGAAATCGTCGTCGCCGACCCGACCTTTTCCGAATACGAATTCGCCGCCCAGGTAATGGGGGGACGGGCCATAAAGGTTCCCACTCGTAATTTCCGCCACGACCTGGCAGCCATGGCGGCAGCTATTACTCCCAGGACGCGGCTGGTCTTCGTCTGCAACCCCAACAATCCCACCGGGACGATTGTCGGCCAGGCCGCCCTGGACGGTTTCTTAAAGCAGGTGCCTCCTTCCGTACTAGTCGTCCTGGACGAGGCCTATTCCGATTATGTTACCGCCGAACACTATCCCAACAGCCTGGCCTATGTCCGGGCCGGCAGGGCCAATGTCATAATCCTGCGCACCTTCTCTAAAATTTACGGCCTGGCCGGGTTGCGGGTCGGTTACGGGGTCGCTGTTCCCGAGATTATCAGGGACTTGAACCGGGTACGGGAGCCTTTTAACGTCAACCTTCTCGCCCAGGTTGCCGCCGTTGCTGCCCTCAAGGACGAAGCCCACGTAGGTAAGAGCAGGGAAGTTAACAGCGAGGGCAAGGACTATCTCTACAGCCAATTTGAATCCCTGGGACTAAAGTACGTTCCCACCGAAGCCAATTTCATCTTTGTGGATATCCAGCGGGACAGCCGGGAGGTTTTCCGTCAACTGTTGCAAAAGGGAGTTATCGTCCGGACTGGCGATATCTTTGGCTATGATACCTTCCTGCGGGTAACCATTGGTACCCGGCGCCAGAACGAAACCTTCATTCGCGCTCTGAGGGAAATTTTGGCTTAG
- a CDS encoding GerMN domain-containing protein — translation MRWRKYLAVVTGLLLMVVMVSGCGLTDRLRGDTQPQVKVQVPPPEASVPTPAPENKVGEPAKTTQVVLYFSDSSGNYLVAEKRSIPAVEGIARATIEELIKGPAPDSKLLPTIPKGTVLKDINIRPDGLARVDFSKELVANHSGGSLGESLTVYSIVNTLTQFPTIKQVQFLVDGQYVQTIAGHVDVSAAMSRNESLIKK, via the coding sequence TTGCGGTGGCGTAAGTATTTAGCAGTTGTGACGGGCCTGTTGCTCATGGTTGTCATGGTCAGCGGCTGTGGCCTCACGGACAGGTTGAGGGGCGATACCCAGCCACAGGTCAAGGTCCAGGTTCCTCCTCCTGAAGCAAGTGTTCCGACGCCGGCGCCTGAGAACAAGGTCGGGGAACCGGCCAAAACGACCCAGGTAGTCCTTTATTTCAGCGATTCCAGCGGCAACTATTTGGTGGCGGAAAAACGTAGTATTCCGGCCGTCGAAGGGATCGCCCGGGCCACCATCGAAGAGCTGATCAAGGGTCCCGCTCCCGATTCCAAACTACTGCCGACCATTCCCAAGGGAACGGTATTGAAGGATATCAATATCCGCCCCGACGGCCTGGCCAGGGTTGACTTTAGCAAGGAATTGGTGGCCAACCATAGCGGCGGCTCCCTTGGGGAGAGCCTGACTGTTTATTCCATTGTCAATACCCTGACCCAATTTCCCACGATTAAACAGGTCCAGTTCCTGGTAGACGGTCAGTACGTCCAGACTATTGCCGGCCATGTCGATGTTTCGGCTGCCATGAGTCGCAACGAGAGCTTGATCAAAAAATAG